The genomic segment TAGAGAACTGTCAGATGGAAGGTGATGTTACGGCTCATAACCGCCCCACTCAAAACCGGAGGGAAAAGCGATAGGGCTAAGATATAGATCAACACCTTCCCAGCCATCCTTTCACCTTCATGCTCAGCATAAACCTCAGATGTCTCCATCCATCTGAGAAGGTACGCAGCTTCGATTTGCCCTTGCGGGGATAATAGGTGATCGGAACCTCGGCTATTTTCATCTTCATCACAGCGGCTTTTATCACCATCTCTGAGGCGAACTCCATCCCTCCTGATTTGAGGCTCATCTTATCGTAAGCATCTTTCCTGAAAGCCCTCATGCCACAATGGGCGTCTGAAACCCCAGCTTTGAAAAGCAGGTTTAAGGTCCATGTCAGAATGGGATTGCCCACATATCGGTGTAGCCATGGCATCGCCTTAGGGAGGATCTTCCCCTTCAGTCTGGTTCCCATGACCAGGTCGTATCCTTCATCCAGCATCTTGATGAACTTGGGCATCTCGGATAGGTCATAGGTGTCATCAGAGTCGGCTATGATGATGTATTGACCTTTAGCTGCTTTAATCCCAGCGATATATGCGTTTCCGTATCCTTTTATGGGTTGGAGTATGACTTTAGCGCCGAGCGATTGGGCTATTTGCGGAGATCCGTCGGAGGAGCCGTTGTCTGCTATGATTATCTCCCCGTTGATTTTCATCCCCTTAAGGGCGATCTTAGCCTTTCGGATGCAAGATCCGATTGTCTCCGCTTCGTTCAGGCATGGCATCACCACTGATACTTCGACCCTTCTTCCCATCCACACCACCACCTATTCCGTTATCAAGCCTATCTCCTTAAGCTCCCTCTCTATCTCCTTGAAAGGGCGGTACTTCGATAGGTTGCCGTCCCAAACAGGTTTATCAGGTGGAAAATCAACTTGAAACAGATCGGATATGTCCACATTAGGCTGGAACTCCTTCACCTCCATGATCCTCTTTTCAATTATATCCCCTTTCTCACCCACAGACCACCACATCCCCTTTTCCAGAAACCATACCACCTGACCATTGCTCTTATAGGGTTTGTAGCTCATTTCCATAAACCAGTGATCTCCCATCTGCATCTTGATGGGCAGGAATCCCTCTTGGGGATCAAGCCACAATCGGACTTTACCCCAGATCTTCTCTTTCGTCTCCACCAGGTAGCACGGTATCTCCTCTTTCCCTCTTTTCATCTTTTCGACTCCTATGATTTTAACCCCGTTTTTCTCGAAAAGCCGGCTTAATGGGTATCCGGTAGGTAGGTCTCTTACCCTCATCCCGTAGTTGCGGGGGTCCCACGAATGGGGAAAAGGCAGGTTTACTCCCCGCTCCACCGCCACAGGGATTCTCCCTTTTACTTTTACCCCTATAATAAACAGAGTCTGAGTTCTGATATCGTATAATTCTCTCACGCCTTTATTTCCTAAGTACTTTCCGTTCAATATGATACCTGTGATGGAGTAACGATAAATCCTGTGGAGATCGAAAGCGAAGATGGATTCGTGTTCCTCCCTGACGTTAGCCAGTTTTGAGT from the Candidatus Poribacteria bacterium genome contains:
- a CDS encoding glycosyltransferase family 2 protein, yielding MGRRVEVSVVMPCLNEAETIGSCIRKAKIALKGMKINGEIIIADNGSSDGSPQIAQSLGAKVILQPIKGYGNAYIAGIKAAKGQYIIIADSDDTYDLSEMPKFIKMLDEGYDLVMGTRLKGKILPKAMPWLHRYVGNPILTWTLNLLFKAGVSDAHCGMRAFRKDAYDKMSLKSGGMEFASEMVIKAAVMKMKIAEVPITYYPRKGKSKLRTFSDGWRHLRFMLSMKVKGWLGRC